The genomic DNA TTCCAGGGGTTGCGTTCGGGGCTTTGCCCCTCACTGACCCCTGGCAACCATCGCTCGCTGCTCCGCAGCGGAAAGACACGCCTTCGCTATCTGCCTCGCCCTATCTCTCTCACCCGATCTTCATCGCCAGGGCCATGGCCTTGCCCATGTCGGCGGGGGAGAGGGCGACGGAGACGCCTGCGGCCTGGAGGGCCTTGATCTTGGCGTCGGCGGTGTCGTCGCTGCCGCCGATGATCGCGCCGGCGTGGCCCATGCGTTTGCCGGGGGGTGCGGTGCGTCCGGCGATGAAGGCGGCGACGGGCTTCTTGACGTGCTGCTTGATGTACTCGGCGGCCTTGATCTCGTCGGTGCCGCCGATCTCGCCGATCATGAGGATGCCGTGGGTGTCGGGGTCCTGCTCGAAGAGCTTGATGCAGTCGATGTGGTTGAGGCCGCGGACGGGATCGCCGCCGATGCCGACGCAGGTTGACTGGGCGAAGCCGAGGTTACTGGTCTGCCAGACGGCTTCGTAGGTGAGGGTGCCGGAGCGGGAGACGATGCCGACGGACTTTCCGAGCTTGGACTGGCTGATGTGGGTGTGGATGTAGCCGGGCATGATGCCGATCTTGCAGCCGGCGTTGGTGTAGGGGTTGGAGCCGCTGTCGCCGGTTCCGGTTTTGGGGCCGGGCGTGATGACGCCGGGGCAGTTGGGGCCGACGAGGACGATTTCCTGGCCACCGCTCTGGAGAGCGGTGCCACCAGGAGCGGTGCCACCGTAGTTGTTCATCTCGTCGAGGACGGCGCGGACCTTGATCATGTCCTGGACGGGGACGCCCTCGGTGATGGCGCAGATGAGCTTGAGGTCGGCCGCCGCGGCTTCGAGGATCGCGTCGCCAGCGAATGCGGGCGGGACGAAGATCATGGTGGCGTCGGCGCCGGTGGCCTTTACGGCTTGTTCGACGGTGTCGAAGATGGGGAGGCCGTTGGGGTCCTTTGTGCCGCCCTTGCCGGGGGTGACGCCGCCGACCATCTTTGTGCCGTAGTGGAAGCATCCCTTGGTGTGGACAGCGCCGAAGGCGCCGGTGATGCCCTGACAGATGACGCGTGTGGTGCTGTTGACGAGGATGGCCATGGGGGAAGACGGTAGGGAGAAATGGCCAAAGAGCCAAATGGTCAAAGGGCCAAATCAAGGCAGGGACTCACCACAGGGGCACAGAGGGCACAGAGAAGTGGGGGAATGGGCAATGGCGGAGCAGAAGGGGAATGGGCAAGGGGGCCGAGGGGTGGAGGGAGCGGCATTGGGCATTCGGCATTTGGCATTGGGCATTCGGGGGAGGGAGGAGGAGGGCCATCTGCTAGGATCGGGCGGGCCGTTTGGTAGAAGGCCAGATCCCGGAGAACGCCAGTGGCTGAGACGAATGTTCTGCGTCTGTTCAACACGTTCACGCGGCAGGTCGAGGCGTTTGAGCCGCGTGACCCGGAGCGGGTGACGTTTTACACGTGCGGGCCGACGGTGTACGACGATGCGCACATCGGGAACTTCCGGTCGTTTCTGGCGGCGGATGTGCTGCGGCGTTTTCTTGAGAGCCCGATGTGCGTGCTGGCGGAGAAGCCCGGACACCGCTCTGGAGAGCGGTGCCACCAGGAGCGGTGCCACCAAGGACCAAGACAGGTCGTGCACGTGATGAACATCACCGATGTCGGGCACATGACGGATGATGCGGATGGGGGTGAGAACGGTGAGGATCGGATGGCGGTCGCGGGGCGGCGGCTGCTGGAGGCGAAGAAAGCGGGGAAACTGGACGCGGGAGTGGATGTCGATCCGAAGGACCCGCGGCAGATCGCGCGGTACTTCGAGGGGCGGTTCAGGGAGGATGCGAGGAGGTTGGGGCTGAAGCTGGTGATGGAGGCGGAGAAGGATGCGGGGTTGATGCCGCGTGCGACGGAGCATGTGGGCGGGATGATCAAGGTGATCG from Phycisphaeraceae bacterium includes the following:
- the sucD gene encoding succinate--CoA ligase subunit alpha; protein product: MAILVNSTTRVICQGITGAFGAVHTKGCFHYGTKMVGGVTPGKGGTKDPNGLPIFDTVEQAVKATGADATMIFVPPAFAGDAILEAAAADLKLICAITEGVPVQDMIKVRAVLDEMNNYGGTAPGGTALQSGGQEIVLVGPNCPGVITPGPKTGTGDSGSNPYTNAGCKIGIMPGYIHTHISQSKLGKSVGIVSRSGTLTYEAVWQTSNLGFAQSTCVGIGGDPVRGLNHIDCIKLFEQDPDTHGILMIGEIGGTDEIKAAEYIKQHVKKPVAAFIAGRTAPPGKRMGHAGAIIGGSDDTADAKIKALQAAGVSVALSPADMGKAMALAMKIG